A single region of the Nitrospirota bacterium genome encodes:
- a CDS encoding NAD(P)H-dependent oxidoreductase subunit E, with translation MEGNILVVDDEPIVIKSCERILKPEGYSIEGALSGKEAMSLLEKNNYDLVVTDLKMPEIDGIDLIRWIRDSKPETAVVVITGYPSQETIKDALSLGIIDYLPKPFSPAILVDVTAKALAWKKTGVYVEKAPSEEDISDKSEDINRIIRENRNKPGSLIPVLQQAQEIVGYLPPSVQRALARGLNLPVSEVHSVVSFYSFFTMKPKGKHNIRVCLGTACYVKRAEEILRKIKEELKIDVGEISRDRKFSLESVRCLGACGLAPVVMVDHNTHGSLDTAKVKGVLKEYA, from the coding sequence ATGGAAGGTAATATTCTTGTCGTTGACGACGAACCTATAGTAATTAAAAGCTGTGAGCGTATCCTTAAACCAGAAGGCTACAGCATAGAAGGGGCATTGAGTGGGAAGGAGGCTATGAGTTTGCTTGAGAAGAATAACTATGACCTTGTCGTCACAGATCTGAAGATGCCAGAGATTGATGGTATAGACCTTATCAGGTGGATAAGAGATTCCAAACCAGAAACAGCTGTTGTGGTTATTACAGGTTATCCATCTCAGGAAACCATTAAAGATGCTCTTAGTCTAGGGATTATAGACTACCTGCCAAAACCTTTTTCGCCAGCAATCTTGGTAGATGTAACTGCAAAGGCACTGGCATGGAAAAAAACAGGGGTTTATGTTGAGAAGGCACCATCAGAAGAGGATATATCTGACAAGTCTGAAGATATCAATAGAATCATCAGAGAGAATCGGAACAAACCTGGAAGCCTTATACCTGTGCTACAGCAGGCACAGGAGATAGTCGGCTATCTTCCACCATCTGTTCAGCGGGCTCTTGCCCGTGGATTGAATCTCCCTGTCAGTGAAGTCCATAGTGTGGTCTCATTTTATTCGTTTTTTACAATGAAACCAAAGGGAAAGCATAATATAAGGGTATGCCTCGGGACAGCATGCTATGTAAAGAGAGCAGAGGAAATACTCAGAAAGATTAAAGAGGAATTAAAGATTGATGTTGGTGAGATTAGCAGAGATAGAAAATTTTCCCTTGAAAGCGTTAGATGTCTCGGTGCATGTGGACTTGCTCCAGTTGTGATGGTGGATCATAATACGCACGGATCTTTAGATACTGCAAAGGTAAAGGGAGTACTCAAAGAATATGCATAG
- a CDS encoding (2Fe-2S) ferredoxin domain-containing protein, which translates to MQRLKIEDLQKIKEEYKATSSLRTGGYRARVTVHMGTCGIAAGARNIMSALLDEISKSGVTDIAVTTSGCAGLCSREPMATVEIINSAPVKYSDLTEDKIRKIFKEHLLGGNIVEEYALVIGSETTY; encoded by the coding sequence ATGCAGAGACTTAAGATAGAAGACTTACAGAAAATAAAAGAGGAATATAAAGCTACTTCTTCATTGAGAACTGGTGGCTACAGAGCCAGAGTTACTGTGCATATGGGGACCTGTGGTATAGCTGCTGGTGCAAGAAATATAATGAGCGCCTTATTAGATGAGATATCAAAAAGTGGTGTAACCGATATCGCAGTTACAACATCAGGATGTGCTGGGTTATGCAGTCGTGAACCAATGGCAACAGTCGAAATAATTAATAGCGCACCTGTAAAGTATAGCGACCTGACAGAAGATAAGATAAGGAAGATCTTTAAGGAACATCTTCTGGGGGGTAATATAGTGGAGGAATACGCATTGGTTATAGGGAGTGAAACGACGTATTAA
- a CDS encoding NADH-quinone oxidoreductase subunit NuoF, whose product MEKYRANLMLCAGTGCVACNSLKIREVLVEEIKRRGLHEEIKVVLTGCNGFCAQGPVISVYPEGIFYQKITVDDVPYLVEEHLLKGRPVERLMYREPEKKVAVPVMKDIPFFSLQVLRVLRNKGLIDPERIEEYIARDGYFAAAKALTQMTPEEIIKMVKDSGLRGRGGAGFPTGLKWEFCSKVRSDVKYILCNGDEGDPGAFMDRSVMEADPHSVLEGMIIGAKAIDATQGYIYVRAEYPLAVKRLSIAIEQAREYGLLGKDILRTGFNFDIEIYQGAGAFVCGEETALMRSIEGKRGMPRPRPPFPVHKGLWEKPSVLNNVETFANIPPIILNGAEWYRSLGTEKSTGTKVFALTGAINNIGLIEVPMGVPIRTIIYDIGGGITKGRKFKAVQIGGPSGGCIPESLIDTSVDYESITATGAIMGSGGMVVMDDLNCMVNVAKFFLEFTTDESCGKCPPCRIGTKVMLDKLVDITEGRGNEGDIELLQELSQDVIDTSLCGLGQTAPNPVLTTIKYFRDEYESHIKEKWCKAGVCGSLVTFYIDEAACKGCGLCLKACPQSAITGEKKQPHRIDQELCIKCRSCYEVCPTKFNAVKIGPADMLVKSEK is encoded by the coding sequence ATGGAGAAATATCGTGCTAATTTAATGCTTTGTGCAGGAACCGGATGTGTAGCCTGCAACTCCTTGAAAATAAGAGAAGTATTGGTAGAAGAGATCAAAAGACGGGGGTTACATGAAGAGATAAAAGTGGTTCTCACAGGTTGTAATGGTTTTTGTGCTCAGGGTCCTGTGATATCAGTTTATCCCGAAGGGATTTTTTATCAGAAAATAACAGTTGATGATGTTCCTTACCTTGTAGAGGAACACCTATTGAAAGGGCGTCCCGTTGAGAGATTGATGTACAGAGAACCAGAAAAGAAGGTCGCAGTCCCTGTAATGAAGGATATTCCATTCTTTAGCCTTCAGGTTCTACGGGTTCTCAGAAATAAAGGACTGATAGACCCAGAAAGGATTGAGGAATATATTGCGAGAGATGGATATTTTGCAGCAGCAAAGGCATTGACCCAGATGACGCCAGAAGAGATAATCAAGATGGTGAAAGATTCAGGATTGAGGGGAAGAGGGGGAGCAGGTTTTCCAACTGGATTAAAGTGGGAGTTCTGTTCAAAGGTTAGATCAGATGTGAAATATATCCTCTGTAATGGTGATGAAGGTGACCCTGGTGCATTCATGGACAGGAGTGTAATGGAAGCAGATCCACATTCCGTCCTTGAAGGAATGATCATTGGTGCAAAGGCGATAGATGCAACACAGGGCTATATCTATGTAAGAGCAGAGTATCCATTAGCTGTAAAACGGTTGAGTATAGCCATCGAACAGGCACGAGAGTATGGTCTACTCGGCAAAGACATACTCAGAACAGGTTTTAATTTTGATATTGAGATATACCAGGGAGCTGGTGCATTTGTATGCGGTGAAGAGACAGCGCTTATGCGATCTATAGAAGGTAAACGGGGAATGCCAAGACCAAGGCCACCTTTTCCTGTTCATAAAGGACTCTGGGAAAAGCCGAGTGTCCTGAACAATGTGGAGACATTCGCCAATATACCACCAATAATCTTAAATGGAGCAGAATGGTACAGGAGTCTTGGCACAGAAAAGTCCACAGGCACAAAGGTATTTGCCCTCACAGGGGCTATAAACAATATAGGATTAATAGAGGTCCCGATGGGGGTTCCCATTAGAACTATAATCTATGATATCGGAGGTGGTATAACGAAAGGTCGCAAATTCAAAGCCGTACAGATAGGAGGACCATCAGGTGGATGCATACCCGAATCACTCATTGACACATCTGTGGACTATGAGTCAATTACTGCAACAGGTGCGATCATGGGTTCTGGTGGCATGGTGGTTATGGATGACTTAAACTGTATGGTAAATGTAGCTAAATTCTTCCTTGAATTTACAACAGATGAATCCTGTGGAAAGTGCCCCCCATGCAGAATAGGCACGAAGGTAATGTTAGATAAACTCGTAGATATTACAGAAGGCAGGGGTAATGAAGGAGACATCGAGCTTCTTCAGGAGCTCTCACAGGATGTTATTGATACCTCTCTCTGTGGTCTCGGGCAGACTGCACCAAATCCTGTTCTAACTACCATAAAATATTTCAGGGATGAGTATGAATCACATATAAAAGAAAAATGGTGTAAGGCAGGGGTCTGCGGGAGTTTAGTGACCTTTTATATAGATGAGGCAGCATGCAAGGGCTGTGGTCTATGTTTAAAGGCATGTCCTCAAAGTGCAATTACAGGGGAGAAGAAACAGCCTCATAGAATCGATCAGGAACTTTGCATCAAGTGTCGCTCATGCTATGAGGTCTGTCCCACAAAGTTTAATGCAGTGAAAATAGGTCCAGCAGATATGTTAGTGAAAAGTGAAAAGTGA